In Bradysia coprophila strain Holo2 unplaced genomic scaffold, BU_Bcop_v1 contig_348, whole genome shotgun sequence, a genomic segment contains:
- the LOC119079858 gene encoding uncharacterized protein LOC119079858, which translates to MNPKQDVVTIQERKMRSISPQTSPLHLSLNTSNTSNTSNKSNNALKELIERKAKITEQLNVLEQRIYKYEENCLVSAPFTNIIHGWDRDIERNFQTGQLTVNEADRLFSKSSVTSPAAVNNRFADMLESYVEPEVIVDDDVRVGRYDVPRIASNENFKVDHNVCKSTNRKFIEIEDSKAIIDVVDGPKTPQTELLKRATVVLETNFSLPENFHFKAIR; encoded by the exons ATGAATCCAAAGCAAGACGTTGTGACAATCCAAGAGCGCAAAATGCGATCGATCAGCCCGCAAACATCACCATTACATCTTTCGTTGAATACTTCGAACACTTCGAATACGTCAAATAAGTCGAATAATGCTTTGAAGGAGTTGATAGAACGGAAGGCTAAAATTACC GAACAATTGAATGTTTTGGAACAACGGATTTataaatatgaagaaaattgcTTGGTGAGTGCACCATTTACTAACATAATTCATGGCTGGGATCGAGATATAGAAAGAAATTTCCAAACCGGTCAGTTGACAGTCAATGAAGCTGACCGGTTGTTTTCAAAGTCATCGGTGACATCACCCGCAGCTGTTAACAATCGATTTGCCGATATGCTGGAATCATACGTCGAACCTGAAGTTATCGTTGACGACGATGTAAGAGTTGGTCGTTATGATGTGCCGCGGATTGCttcgaatgaaaatttcaaagttgACCACAACGTTTGTAAGTCGACGAAtcgaaaattcattgaaatcgAAGATTCAAAAGCAATTATTGACGTAGTCG ATGGACCGAAAACTCCACAGACAGAACTGTTAAAACGCGCGACGGTGGTTCTGGAAACGAACTTTAGTCTGCcggaaaatttccatttcaaagCGATTCGTTGA